A single region of the Oxyura jamaicensis isolate SHBP4307 breed ruddy duck chromosome 6, BPBGC_Ojam_1.0, whole genome shotgun sequence genome encodes:
- the PAPSS2 gene encoding bifunctional 3'-phosphoadenosine 5'-phosphosulfate synthase 2 isoform X2: MSSSKQTVSTNVVYQAHHVSRSKRGQVVGTRGGFRGCTVWLTGLSGAGKTTIGFALEEYLVSHGIPCYSLDGDNVRHGLNKNLGFSAGDREENIRRIAEVARLFADAGLICITSFISPFSKDRQNARKIHEAAGLPFFEIFVDAPLNICESRDVKGLYKKARAGEIKGFTGIDSEYEKPESPELVLKTNVASVSECIQQVVELLQTQNIVPRASIKDVLELFVPENKLDSVRAEADMLPSIEITKLDLQWVQVLSEGWATPLKGFMREAEYLQVIHFGTLLNDGVINLTIPIVLPVSTEDKQRLEGCGALALSYEGHRVAILKNPEYFEHRKEERCARIWGTTCAKHPHVKMVMESGDWLVGGELLVLEKIKWNDGLDQYRLTPLDLKKKFREMNADAVFAFQLRNPVHNGHALLMQDTRSQLLQRGYKNPVLLLHPLGGWTKDDDVPLEWRMKQHAAVLEEHVLDPKSTIVAIFPSPMLYAGPTEVQWHCRARMIAGANFYIVGRDPAGMPHPETKKDLYEPTQGGKVLSMAPGLTSVEIIPFRVAAYNKVKRAMDFYDPKRHNDFDFISGTRMRKLAREGENPPDGFMAPKAWKVLTEYYQSLEKKN, translated from the exons GTATCAACCAATGTGGTTTACCAAGCCCACCATGTCAGCAGGAGTAAGAGAGGACAAGTTGTCGGTACCAGGGGTGGATTTCGAGGCTGCACGGTTTGGCTAACAG GCCTTTCTGGAGCTGGTAAGACAACCATCGGCTTTGCTCTGGAAGAGTACTTGGTCTCTCATGGCATCCCCTGCTATTCCCTGGATGGTGATAATGTTCGGCATGGCTTGAATAAAAACCTGGGTTTCTCAGCTGGAGACCGTGAGGAGAACATCCGCCGCATTGCAGAAGTGGCCAGGTTGTTTGCTGATGCTGGGCTCATCTGCATAACGagtttcatttctcctttttcaaag GATCGTCAAAATGCACGGAAAATTCATGAGGCAGCTGGGCTTCCTTTCTTCGAAATCTTTGTAGATGCTCCTCTAAATATTTGTGAAAGTAGAGATGTAAAGGGACTGTACAAAAAGGCAAGAGCTGGAGAGATCAAAG GATTCACAGGGATTGACTCAGAGTATGAGAAGCCTGAATCTCCTGAACTAGTGTTGAAAACAAACGTTGCATCAGTGTCTGAATGCATTCAGCAGGTTGTGGAGCTCCTGCAGACACAA aaCATTGTGCCCCGTGCGTCGATTAAGGATGTTCTTGAGCTATTTGTACCCGAAAATAAACTTGATAGTGTCCGAGCTGAAGCAGACATGCTGCCATCCATAGAGATCACAAAG CTGGATCTGCAGTGGGTGCAAGTGCTGAGTGAAGGCTGGGCCACGCCACTGAAGGGCTTCATGCGTGAGGCAGAGTACCTGCAAGTGATCCATTTTGGCACCCTGCTGAACG ATGGTGTTATCAACCTGACCATCCCCATTGTGCTGCCGGTTTCTACGGAGGACAAGCAGCGGCTGGAGGGCTGCGGAGCACTGGCGCTCAGCTACGAGGGGCACAGGGTGGCGATCCTGAAGAACCCCGAGTACTTCGAGCACAGGAAGGAGGAGCGCTGTGCCCGTATCTGGGGCACCACCTGCGCCAAGCACCCGCATGTCAAA ATGGTGATGGAGAGTGGAGACTGGCTGGTTGGCGGAGAGCTCCTTGTGCTGGAGAAAATCAAATGGAATGACGGACTGGACCAGTACCGTCTGACACCACTTGATCTCAAGAAGAAGTTCAGAGAAATGAATGCTG ATGCTGTCTTTGCGTTTCAGCTGCGCAACCCCGTGCACAATGGGCATGCCCTGCTCATGCAAGATACGCGGAGCCAGCTCTTGCAGAGGGGCTACAAAAACCCTGTGCTTCTCCTGCATCCCCTGGGTGGATGGACCAAAGATGACGATGTCCCGCTGGAATGGCGAATGAAGCAGCATGCAGCGGTGCTCGAGGAGCATGTCCTGGACCCAAAATCAACCATTGTTGCCATCTTCCCCTCTCCCATGCTCTACGCTGGCCCCACAGAG GTGCAGTGGCATTGCCGGGCTCGCATGATTGCTGGGGCCAACTTCTACATTGTAGGGCGTGATCCCGCAGGCATGCCTCACCCTGAGACCAAGAAGGACCTCTACGAGCCTACGCAAGGAGGGAAGGTCCTCAGCATGGCACCGGGCCTGACCTCAGTGGAAATCATCCCCTTCCGAGTGGCTGCTTACAACAAAGTGAAGAGGGCTATGGATTTTTATGACCCCAAAAG GCACAACGATTTTGACTTCATCTCAGGAACACGCATGAGAAAGCTTGCTCGCGAAGGTGAAAACCCACCAGATGGCTTCATGGCCCCCAAAGCCTGGAAAGTCCTAACCGAGTACTACCAGTcgctggaaaaaaagaattaa
- the PAPSS2 gene encoding bifunctional 3'-phosphoadenosine 5'-phosphosulfate synthase 2 isoform X1: protein MSSSKQTVSTNVVYQAHHVSRSKRGQVVGTRGGFRGCTVWLTGLSGAGKTTIGFALEEYLVSHGIPCYSLDGDNVRHGLNKNLGFSAGDREENIRRIAEVARLFADAGLICITSFISPFSKDRQNARKIHEAAGLPFFEIFVDAPLNICESRDVKGLYKKARAGEIKGFTGIDSEYEKPESPELVLKTNVASVSECIQQVVELLQTQNIVPRASIKDVLELFVPENKLDSVRAEADMLPSIEITKLDLQWVQVLSEGWATPLKGFMREAEYLQVIHFGTLLNGKNRSVADGVINLTIPIVLPVSTEDKQRLEGCGALALSYEGHRVAILKNPEYFEHRKEERCARIWGTTCAKHPHVKMVMESGDWLVGGELLVLEKIKWNDGLDQYRLTPLDLKKKFREMNADAVFAFQLRNPVHNGHALLMQDTRSQLLQRGYKNPVLLLHPLGGWTKDDDVPLEWRMKQHAAVLEEHVLDPKSTIVAIFPSPMLYAGPTEVQWHCRARMIAGANFYIVGRDPAGMPHPETKKDLYEPTQGGKVLSMAPGLTSVEIIPFRVAAYNKVKRAMDFYDPKRHNDFDFISGTRMRKLAREGENPPDGFMAPKAWKVLTEYYQSLEKKN from the exons GTATCAACCAATGTGGTTTACCAAGCCCACCATGTCAGCAGGAGTAAGAGAGGACAAGTTGTCGGTACCAGGGGTGGATTTCGAGGCTGCACGGTTTGGCTAACAG GCCTTTCTGGAGCTGGTAAGACAACCATCGGCTTTGCTCTGGAAGAGTACTTGGTCTCTCATGGCATCCCCTGCTATTCCCTGGATGGTGATAATGTTCGGCATGGCTTGAATAAAAACCTGGGTTTCTCAGCTGGAGACCGTGAGGAGAACATCCGCCGCATTGCAGAAGTGGCCAGGTTGTTTGCTGATGCTGGGCTCATCTGCATAACGagtttcatttctcctttttcaaag GATCGTCAAAATGCACGGAAAATTCATGAGGCAGCTGGGCTTCCTTTCTTCGAAATCTTTGTAGATGCTCCTCTAAATATTTGTGAAAGTAGAGATGTAAAGGGACTGTACAAAAAGGCAAGAGCTGGAGAGATCAAAG GATTCACAGGGATTGACTCAGAGTATGAGAAGCCTGAATCTCCTGAACTAGTGTTGAAAACAAACGTTGCATCAGTGTCTGAATGCATTCAGCAGGTTGTGGAGCTCCTGCAGACACAA aaCATTGTGCCCCGTGCGTCGATTAAGGATGTTCTTGAGCTATTTGTACCCGAAAATAAACTTGATAGTGTCCGAGCTGAAGCAGACATGCTGCCATCCATAGAGATCACAAAG CTGGATCTGCAGTGGGTGCAAGTGCTGAGTGAAGGCTGGGCCACGCCACTGAAGGGCTTCATGCGTGAGGCAGAGTACCTGCAAGTGATCCATTTTGGCACCCTGCTGAACG GAAAGAATCGCTCCGTAGCTG ATGGTGTTATCAACCTGACCATCCCCATTGTGCTGCCGGTTTCTACGGAGGACAAGCAGCGGCTGGAGGGCTGCGGAGCACTGGCGCTCAGCTACGAGGGGCACAGGGTGGCGATCCTGAAGAACCCCGAGTACTTCGAGCACAGGAAGGAGGAGCGCTGTGCCCGTATCTGGGGCACCACCTGCGCCAAGCACCCGCATGTCAAA ATGGTGATGGAGAGTGGAGACTGGCTGGTTGGCGGAGAGCTCCTTGTGCTGGAGAAAATCAAATGGAATGACGGACTGGACCAGTACCGTCTGACACCACTTGATCTCAAGAAGAAGTTCAGAGAAATGAATGCTG ATGCTGTCTTTGCGTTTCAGCTGCGCAACCCCGTGCACAATGGGCATGCCCTGCTCATGCAAGATACGCGGAGCCAGCTCTTGCAGAGGGGCTACAAAAACCCTGTGCTTCTCCTGCATCCCCTGGGTGGATGGACCAAAGATGACGATGTCCCGCTGGAATGGCGAATGAAGCAGCATGCAGCGGTGCTCGAGGAGCATGTCCTGGACCCAAAATCAACCATTGTTGCCATCTTCCCCTCTCCCATGCTCTACGCTGGCCCCACAGAG GTGCAGTGGCATTGCCGGGCTCGCATGATTGCTGGGGCCAACTTCTACATTGTAGGGCGTGATCCCGCAGGCATGCCTCACCCTGAGACCAAGAAGGACCTCTACGAGCCTACGCAAGGAGGGAAGGTCCTCAGCATGGCACCGGGCCTGACCTCAGTGGAAATCATCCCCTTCCGAGTGGCTGCTTACAACAAAGTGAAGAGGGCTATGGATTTTTATGACCCCAAAAG GCACAACGATTTTGACTTCATCTCAGGAACACGCATGAGAAAGCTTGCTCGCGAAGGTGAAAACCCACCAGATGGCTTCATGGCCCCCAAAGCCTGGAAAGTCCTAACCGAGTACTACCAGTcgctggaaaaaaagaattaa